GGAGGTCTCCAGCCGCTGCTTAATGAGCCAGTAATTAACCAGCCAGGGAGGGAAGCTGGCCTCTGGCCAGACTGGGGAGAGTGGTGGCCTCCGGCCTCACCCTCCTACCCTCCACCCCGCCACCCGAGACACCAGTCTTCAGTCCAGAGGGGAATTACATTTATTCATATAACCAAACATCAGACAGCTCAGAACAGCagtgggaagggagggtgggcagggctaAATGTCCATTCACAGCCTGTAGGCCCCTCAGTCCAGGGGCTGGGTGTGCCGGTGATGGAGGTGGGAGAACAGTCTTTATGTCTTTGCTgtgccctctcttcctttcttcttactGAGAAGGAGGGTGGAACTGCCTCTCAGGTGAAAACCTTGGGAGATTTGCCTTTCCTCTGGGAAATGAGCCCCTCAGATCCTGCCTGGTGGCTTGACTACTGGGGGTGTCCCCACAGTTCAGGACCAAGACTCCCAGCCACTCCCTGAGATCAGAGGAGAGGGTGAGGTGTCCCACTGTGGCTGGGATCCTCTCATGGCCTCAAGCTCCTACATACTTGGTCATGGAGGGAGTTGAATGTCCATCCTACCTTGACTATTCCCAGGGTTTGAGGACTTTCACCCGCTCCAGTTCCCAGGAAAGGTGGATGAATATTGAGATTTCTGCTGGGTCTTCCAGTCTCTGGTGCCCCTGCCTGGCAGGGTTGAGGGCATGCAGTGGGCTGCCCAGCTTTTGAGCCCCAGGAGTGCAGAGGGGCTGGTGGGGCTCAAGTCTcagcaggtgtgtgtggggggctggGACCTTTGCTCCTCCATTCGACCCCCACCCTGAACTCTCAGCAGCAACTCCAGGAGCTCCTGTCCCCCTGGGGGTAAGGGAGGCTCTGACCGCTGGGCTTCCATCCGCTGGCTCtggaggagtggagggagggaaagttGTTGGTGAGGTTCTAAGAGGAGCAGGGCTTGAAAGGAGCCAGGGCTGGTGTGAGGGGCATATAGGACACCTGTGATGGGGGTAGGGGGAGTAGGACCTGGCGGGGCAGTGGGGCAGAtgcctggggagaaggaggggtagGAACCCCAAAGAGAACAGGGGCCAAGAGACCAAGAAGGTCTCTCCTGGCGGGGAGGGGATGGGTGTCTCACCTGGTGACTGAGGATGGTGCTGTAGAGCTGTTCTCTGTCCTCAAGAGGCCGGGGCGGGGCTCGGCCTAGGCTTGGACGGTTCTGGGGGGGATGGAAGGTGGCCCTCTGCTCTTCTAGGCGGCGGGACTGGGCCTCAGCCACCAGGTCCAGAAGGAGCTCAGTCTGCAGGGAGAGCAGGGAGGCCGAGCggggccccagggctggggagaggagggggagggctcAGAGACCCAGAGAATTTGGCAGACAGCagtggtgggtgtgtgtgtatgggggcgTCAGAGCTAAGGGGGTGTGATGGGGAGTccggaggaggtggggagagagcccATGATGGATTGAGCCTTGGTCATGGGATCAGGAAGGATGTGGGCACCAGGGTCAGGGAGCTCCTTGGGTGGGTGGGGGTACCTGTGTGGCGGgaccctggaggaggaggggacggAGGAGCAGATCGCCAAGGCCGATTGCTGGTGTTCACAGGGGGCCAGCCATGCTCATCCTGATGGGGGCCCTGATGCTGAGAGACATCCGTTCCAGtcaagtgggggtggggtgggcagagggctaGGCCAGCAGCCCATTTCCTCTCTCTGCGTCTCTGTTCTGCCTCTGTGCCCAAGCCTGTCCAAGTCCCTTGAGTCCACCATTACTCAGTCTCTGACTCAGGTCCtctcacctccctctctcccaatGCCAGCCTCCCCAACCCGGTGCCGAGCTCACCTGCTCAccatcctcttcttcctggggTCTCTCAGCCTCCATCCCCTGGAGGGGAGAAACGGATGGGGGAGGGGTAGCTGGGATTTGGGAGGAGGGCCGGAACCCTGAGTTCCTGAGGGGAGTAGGGGCTGAAAGGGGTGGGGGTGAGCCGGGGGCTGGATGCCTGGGTACTGAGCAGGAAGCTGGGTTCCTGgtcagccccccccccccccgggcccCGCCCATCCCTGTCAACTTCCTCCAGTTCTCTTTTCCCACCCAACGGCTTGCTTGACCTCTCTCGCCCCAGGGGAGCACAGAGACTGGAAGAACTCCTCCAGCTGCAGTAGGGTTGGGGGTTCAGAGGGGGAAGGACTTTTGGCTTTCTCATCTCCAGAGCCTCAGGAGCCCCCTAACCCCCTGCTCTGttccctccacccacctcctctcctgCAGTTCTGTCAACACAGGAACTAGCTACAGAGGAAGTGGTTTCACTCCTCAGaatcccccccacacccccactccTTACCCCAGGTACCTTCCCTAAGAAGGACCTGCCCCCTGCTTCCCAGCTTCCCTCAGACTTATTGGGTTGGGGCGGGGCATGTTTCCAGTGGGAAGCAGAGGCCTCAGATCCAAGGATGTCAGGCCCTCAAACATACCTATACCCCTAGCACTGTGTCtaacaaatatgtgttgaatagTTATCATTGCCCTATATGTGCTTAGAGTCTATTTAGGGCACAAAATATGCACCAAATGTAAGAGATGCAGGGGAAGCTTTCCTCTCGTCATGAAGTGGAAAAGGGAGAGGACCACAACCTGGCTTGGTCTTTGATCAATGCTGGTCAGGCTAGCTGGCACCAAGGTGGGAACAGGACAGAGACATTTGGGACCTCTAAATGGCAGCCTGTCATGTTAGCTGAGTGACTTTGAGCATGAAATATGATGAAGAGGTCAGGTTCTGCCACTTAATGCTTTGCAATCTTGGGCAAATacaatctctgtgcctcagtttctgaaAGAGTAAaatggaggtttttttttaatagcgtTGATATGAGGATCAAATGTGATAAAGCATTTGGCACATAGTGAATGCTcataaatggtagttattattagtTTTCAATATGCTTCATGTCTCCGTGTCTCAGGTCTATTGCCATGAAAGAGGTATAACCATATTGCTGAATGGTGGCTAAAGTTTGAGatgctctctccatctccctctacATGAGGCCTCAGGAATCTCCCCAGTGGCTATAAAAAATGCCCTTGGAAGAGGGACAAAGGGTATGCATGGTTTAGTGTGTGTGGTTTCTCATTGGGCTACTAGAGACGCTTGCCTTTAGATGATACCCTAAGTTAACACAGGACCCCAAATCTACTTATTCCTGCTCTTAAAACTATACTGAAAGCTTCCATCCAAATGTTGAACCTAGGGCACAAAATTCTGAAAACACTCTGCAGTCAACCTCGTGTTTTTTCCATTCCCCAACCCCTCCAAAAGATGGTAACACTTCAAATCAGCTTTATTATGGGGTGACAGACTTGGGGTTCTTAGATATAGTGGTGGCTAGAAGAGTGGCACTTCATCCCTGCAGTGGtttgtttgggggtggggtgaggtggggaggatgCAAGGAGTCATCAGCTGGAGTGACCCTTGGCCCTGCCTTCTGTGCCTACACAGTGCCTGgcgcacagcaggtgctcaataaatatctgtcagCCGTTTGTGGGTAGTGGGGGTTACAGGCGATAGAGGCTCCCTTTGGGAACAATGTACAGGAAAGAACATCTTACATTCTATCTGTCTGCAGTTCTTGGTTCAGGGGTACTTCTCCCATTCCACTCCATCCTCCTGTAACACCTCATCCTTATTTTCTGTGAGAGAGGCTGGGCCTGCTTCATCCCAGCACCCCGAACTCTCTTTCCAGGGCTGCAGTTTCTCCACGTGGAAGACGATGTGGCATACACCATTTTGGGAGAGACACTACACTCATGACCCCTCACTTTTGAGGCTCAAGGATTTTAAAATCTGGAGGCCTTCCATACTGCTTGTCATTTAATGAGTACTCACTTTTAGAATCCCTCCCTGACATGCAGCCTTTTATTTCTGACCCTCGCCTCCCGCATTTAAGGGTATTACTTGGTGGGCTGGGGGACCCCATGCAACTTGAGGGGATCCCCGCTCAGGGGACGGAGTAAGGCAAGGAGGCGGGATTGGAGTGTTGGAGGCGGGACCGCAGGCTCCTAGAGCCACCCAATCGCAGGGCCAGTCAACAGCTGAGgccacacccccgcccccggccgcgACCCCGGATCTTCCTCGCACTATTGCAGGGTTGGACGGAGGTCCGCGCATGCCTGCAGAAAACCTACGGCCTCGGAGGGGCGGGCCTTCTCCTGCTCCTTTCGATAGGCTTCGGCAGTGCGAATAGGCCCCGCCCCCATGGGCGGCCAAGTCTACGGACAAAGTCCGGGCTTGAGGATAGGCTCCGGCTGACAGCGTCCGGCAGCGCGGCTGAGCCCCGCCCCCACGCGGGGGCACGCTTCCTGATGCGGTCCGCGCGCGCTGCAAGGCGCCGGCGCCGCGGCCCGGCGTGGCTTTGTGACGAGCCTCCGGTGGTCCCGCCCCTTCCAGCAGCGTCAGCAGATCCCAGTGGTTGCGCTGGCGGGCGATGTCCCCGGGAGCTAGCCCGGCTTGGTCCCGCAGCCCTCGGGCGGCTCCCAGCCCCAGCAGCAGCTGGGCTACCTCCATGGCTCCTTCTCGGGCCGCCAGGAACAGCGGCGTCTGCTCCTGCCCGGGAGGAAACAGCCAGGGGGGGCGGTCAGGGAAGGCCACGCCCACAGGACTGGCCCTCCTACTTGACCGGTGGTCCCTCCCCCTTCAGGTTTTTCGGAGTTCCGGCGCTTTGCACCTCTACCGCGTCAGCTTAATTGTGGGGGGCGCCCGCTACCCGGTCTAACCCTGCCGTCCAGTGCGTCTTTATCGGCTCCAGCCTGGAGAAGGGAGCGGGCGGCCCGGGCGTTGTTCACGGCGGCGGCCCAGTGCAGCGCGGTTTTTCCTAGGGCACCACGTGAGAGGTTGTTACCCGGAGGCTGGGGGCCCGACGCCTGGGTTCCTGTTTCCCACGGATTCTGGACTTGGGGAAAGGGCTATTCAGCCCGCCGGGTCCCTCCAAGGCGGAAGCGTTGCCCGGGTGACCGCCGGCTTGCAGGAAGCGTTGCTCCAGTGACGTCACCGGCGCGCGGGAGGGACAATGGGGCATTGTTCTGGGGTCGATGGGACCGGCAGATCACGTACCTCCCACGAGACCCCCttccttctcacactcttccccCATCCTAGTTCCCAGTGGACTagggtagtgtgtgtgtgtgtgtgtgtgtgtgtgtgtgtttgaggatGATGAGGGAAGACTCACGTGCTGCCTACTGCCACCACACTGCAGATTTACCACCTTGACAGCAGGGTGGGAGGGAATGACCCAGCTTCCAGTTGGTCCCTCTGCTGACCCCCCTTTTCTGCATCTTATCTCACACCCCATTTGCTCAACTTCTTGATAGCACAACATCAACTTCCCCAGATCCATACCCCATTTGTCTCTGGCCCCCACATCTGCTTGGGCTGCAATCAGTTCTTCAACCAGGTCCTCAACAGCTAGCCTGGCGGCCAGCATCAGGGCTGTGGTCCCATCCTCTGTCCGCGCATCTACTGCAGTCTGTCTGCTGCGGAGTAAgagctggggcggggtggggggcggcagaGAGGGCCAGTGACCTCTGGTATATCTAGACTGCTAGCTAAGGTCCCTCACACTGTTAACCACCTCCCAATCCACATTCATCCAtctgttcttgtttctctttcagtCCCCAGTCTCACATCACCTTCCTCTCTGCCAAACCCAGAGGATGCTATTGCCCAGCCTTACTTGCAAGTTTGCCCCGTTTCCTTTAGCAACCCCAGTGGGCACTGACCTGGCAAACCTCCCGAGCATCAGCAGCCACAGCGGTGTGAAGGGGGGTGCGCCCTGCCCGGTCTGGCTGGTTGGGGTCGGCTCCTGCCTCAAGGAGGCGGCGGGCAGCGGTTGGCCGGGAGAATCGAGCAGCCAGGTGCAGGGGGGTCTCCCCAGTGCCCACGGTGTGAACCTGGGGACAGGCCCCTCCACCCAGCAGAGGTTCCCAGGGCTCAGGGCTTCCCAACCATGTCTCCTGATAGGTCCTGGACTCCACTCCCCCACAGCAGACTGCTGACATCAGGGGTGTCACCCCATCTGTGGGTGAGAGACATGAAGAATGGGAGAcaactggggaagggggagaacaTGGAGGCTCAGGGAGAATCACAGCTTGAGGTGTCAGGAAGCCCAGCTTGGGTTCTTGATTTTCTGTGGCTTTAGTCAAGTgactttctactttatttttctctgggctttggtttcctcatctgtaaaaggaagcaTCAGGCCTTAATACTCTAACATTctagggcagtgattctcaaacttgagtcCTGGATCAGACTCACCTGcggagcttgttaaaacacagattccccaatattttgaatttctgaatCAGTAGCTCTGGAGTGGAACCtgagaatttatatttctaacaatTTCCCTGGTGATGCTGATTTTTCTGTCCTGGGACCACTCTTTGAGAATGGCTGTTTGAAGCACTCACTCTAGTATTACTTTCTCCAGTTCTGATATCAAAGGACTTTCTGATTCTAAAAGGGTCAAAgggagttttcattttcttagtctGGGTTGGCTCACATACCAGGTCCACGGGTGTCCACATCAGGGACATCCATCTCAGAGTCCTGGGGAGGAGTCAGCATGGCTGCCTGGGGGAGCTCCTGACAGTCACTACTCAGAGGCCAGAGCTGGCACTTGGAGGGTGAGGCCATTTCTTCAACCTTGAGGATCAGAACAAGGATCAGTGAAGGAAGGTTGACTTGTCCCTTCAAGCCCTCCATCACTTTAGGACCATTCCTGCCCCAGTGCTTTCACCTGGTCCGCCTCTTCTCCTTCCTTGGGGCCTGAGCACATCACAACTCCATCCTCATCAACTTCTGCCTCTGGTTTCAGTGCCctggaagggggtgggtgggtagaggACCTTCAGGGTCCCTAAGATTTCCAGCAGgcttcccacccctctccccttcccgTGTCTTCAACTTCTGCATAGCATCTCTTATCGCTTCTGATCATAAATATATCTCCACAGGAACGAGtcccctccctgagccccagttCTTTCTCACTCTCACTTGAGGCCGATGCTGTCCTCGCCCAGGGGGGGCCGGCGTCGGCGGGGAACTGGCTGAGTCTGAGACCTTCGAGTGAACCCAGGGGGCAGCCAGAGGGCCCCATGCTCTCGGCGCTTCCGGCGGATGAGCTGGAGGACGAGAAGAGCCCCGAGGGCCAGGAGAAGCACCCCGGCCACCGGCGAGCACAGTACAGGCCAGGGAAGCTGGTTGGCGGGGGGCTCTGGTGGAAGAGACACAGTCAGAAGAAGAGGCCATTCCTGGTGAGGCTGGGTACTCTGGTGAGACCTTTGGGTAAGTGCAGTAACctctttttgcctcagtttcctcaactgtaaaatgggaataataatagtacttgccTCATAGGGGtcattgggaggattaaataagttaatactgtaaaatgcttagagcgaggcctggcacatagtaagtggtaTATAAGAGCTATTATTCTTTCATGTGCTGTGAATTGTTTGATACGGGGATGGTTGGATACTCTCGGCTTAGTAGAATAGACCAGAACCCAAGGTTTGTGGGCGGTCTGTGATAGAGGTTAGAATAAAGTACTGAGGGAAGTAAAGGAGATTGCAGAGCAAATGGGCCATGAGGAGATCTAGCTGGAGAAGAAGGTTAACAAAGGTAAGTCTCCACAAAGAACATTTGGGGTTCCAGTGCTTCTGTTTCATTTGACTTCATTGCTGGTTGCTGGCCTGAAAGCTGGCCTGGGAGCAAACTCAGGGGAAGTGATGGGGCCACCTACCGGTGCCTGCACGAGGGTGGGCAGCCAGCAGGGGTCCTGGCAGTAGGGGCTCCAGGGCCCCCACTGCGGCCATCGCAGCAAGGAAGCGGAGCAGGAGCCCAGGGTCCCAGGGACAGCGGGATGCAGGATGGTCGGGGCCACAGCGGGACAAGTCCACATCCATCACCACCACAAACCTGCGGGGAAGACACCTCAGAGACCTTTCGGTTGGTCCCTGGTTCCCTTCTCTCTGCTGGTTAAAAAACTAATGtctgccccctctcccccgccTCCCAGCCTTCTTACCCAGTGCTGAGGGAGTCCGTCTCCTTGCCTGTAGGCTGTGTTTGAGGGGCTGCTCTCTCATGGTGAGAGGGGTCTAGGGTTCCTCCTAGCTCCTCTTCGGCCTGGGCTCCAGGATAGGGGTACACCATGTTCCTGCCATCACTATCCTTCCTTACCCAAAGCCCTACCCTCAGAGTCAGGGACAGCACCCGGGCCAGGGCAAGCAGCTGCTGGTCCAGGGTTGAGGGGCTCAGCACCACCAGCAGGGCCAGGGAGGGCCCCCACTCCGAATCCCCATCTTCGGGCCTGCAGTCGCCCCCATCCCAGCCACATTCTGCAGTGTTGCAGCCCTTCTCACAGTGTCCATTGTGGAAGTGATCACGGCAGTACTGGTCATAGGCTGGACTGTGGGTTGAGGAGACGGGGACTCAGGACCCCAAAAGAAACCTGACTTCCTCATCCCAGAGAGGATCCCTGATATTCCACAGCCTCTAGGGCTCTGGTTGCTAAGTGGGGGCAGCTCTGGAGTAATGGGCTTAGACCCTGGGTGGTAGGTAGTCCAGACACCCTAATGTCTACTGACACCTTTGTTTCCTAACACTGTCCCCACTCTCTACCCTCCCAAACTCCTGTCTCCCTGAAGGGAAGCCCTTTTCCCTCAGGGATGCTGGTTGCTAGGGGAGATACTCCATGGCAACAGGGCTTAGAGAGAGAAGCTTGAGGCCAGAGATCCCACAGCTCTCAGAGGGTAGCTCTGAAAGAGGCAGTGCCCTCTTTCTTGGTCCCCACATTAAATATTCATGCTGCCCCATTCCTCTGGGTTGGAGTCTAGCGTCTTATACCCCTAATTAGCAATGGTTATTAGGGTGGAAATTCCCTGAAGCTTGAGGCTGTGGTCATGCTGTAACTCGAGAGACATCTATGTCCTTCCTTCTGCCCTCACCCTGCCCCCGCCCAGCCCATCAGGGTTTCAGACTCACGTGCAGGCTGGAGGAGTCTCACAGTCATAGCCATCAAACAAACACTCTTCAGAGTCACATTGCGGATGGCACTGCCCATCCCGGAAGAGAAGCCAGCACCGAGAATGGGAGGGGCAGCCCTTCCACGGGTCTGGGACCCCCAGGGAGCAGTCCCCACCATCCCAATTTCCTCCTGGACCGCTGCAGCCAGCGTCGCAGGCCCCATCTCCACTTCTGCCCTCACATCCCTTTGCTCCAGGCCTCTGACACTGGGGCCCTGGAGAGCTGGGAGGGCAGGAGCATCGAAAGCCTGggccccccagcccaggggtctcTGAGCAGCTGCCATTGTGTAGGCATGGAGAAGGAGGGCCACAGCCTGGAGGAGCGGGTGGGGTTAGGCAGTCAGGGCCCCCATAGCCATTGAGGCAGGCACAGCGGGGTGGGAATCCAGGCTTGGGGGAGGGCAGACACAGGCCACCGTGGTGGCAGTGATGGAGACCGCAGGAGGGGGCTCTGTGGCTGCAGGTGGGGCCTTCAAAACCCTgcggagaggaggagagagattggGGGAAGGACCTTGTATtattctccctgcctccccttaAGCTAACCCCTGCATTAAGATAACTCAGAGGGTCCTAGATTCTCATATCTGGAAGGGGCCTCAGAGAATATCAAATTCATCATTTTACAGTAGTTGAAATCatgtctccctttttttttttttcacacaatgACATATTGCATAGTGGGGAGAATGGATGAACCACAGCTGTTCGCAAGAATGTGggtgaaagaatgaatatatgtacatgtataactgaatcactttgctgtacacctgaagctaacacaacgttgtaaatcagctatatgccaatttaaaaaaaaaaaacaaaaaaacatgggtGAACTGTCATCATGATGTGAGTCCTGGAAGACGAAACTGTTAATAGAGTAATAGTAATTGAACTAATACTACATTATCTTGATCCTTGGAGATAGGATTATGTACTTCTCTTCCTCTGGAAGGGGAACAGCATACAGGAGGACATAAGTACATGAAAGTTATTATTAATGTTGTAATTCTTGTTTTAGGTTCATGGGTGTTATCTTGTAAGGATAATTAAAAGAAGGCAGTACATAAACTAATGTTAGTTTGTATGTTCGTGTATCATGAACCAAGGCTTAAGATTAACCCACTTTCATGCATCTGAGGTctataaacaaatacacacatgGAGTTAAAAGAACTTATCCAAGCTCACCCAGCTGGCCTTGGGGACCTTCCCAAATCCCATGATTTCTGAAAGTTCCATTCATGCTACCACCTGATCCTGCCTTTCCCCACGACTGCTGCTGAGAACCACGTACCACTGTGGACCTGAGATGGCTTTCTCCAATAATTCCCACTCCAGTGCTCCCCCAGGTTCCTGGCTCAGGCATTCTCACCTTGCGTCAGCGTTGGGGGCAACAGAGAAAGCAGCTTTGTGGTCACTCACCTGGGGGCAGTGGCAGGTGAATCCTGGGGGTGGTCCTGCTGTGGCCTCACAAGACCCTCCATGGGAGCAGGGCTGGCTCTGGCAGGGGTCTAGCTCCACTTCACACCGCTGGCctgtggcaggggtggggttaaACATAACACTCTGTTTCAGTCGCTGCCTCCTTCCGAGCTCATTCCTGGGAGACGGCCCAGCACTAGCCGCACAGGCAAAGGGGTGGTGGGCATGTTCTCTGGCGTGGGGCGTAGAGGCAGGGGGATGGACCAGATGACTAGGCTGCCCCACGGGCGGGGATTGTCTGGGTTTCCATGGTCAATTCAGCTGTGCCCAGAAATGCCCATACCCCCTCTCTCAGACCTTACCTGTGTGTCCAGGCAGACACTGGCAGTAGAAGGCATTGGCCAGAGAGTGGCAGGCTGCAGTGCCTGTGGGGTGACAGGGCTGGTCCAGACACTCATCCACGTCCCCCTCACAGCGCAGCCCCACAAAGCCTGGAGGGCAGGCACAGTGGAAGCCTCCAGGTTTGGGGGTGCACGTTCCATGGTTGTGACAGGGCTGGGATTGACAAGCGTCAGGTTCCTTTGAGCAGTTCTGTCCACTGTAGCCTGGTGTACACTTGTAGGCAAAGAGGGTCAGACAGGGAACCAATAAATGAGCCCATCCTGGCACTCTAGGGGACCCAGCTCCAGATAGTCTGCAAACACCCCACCTTCCAACTCAAAGCATCACTCAACTCACCATCCATCACAGCCACGTGTAGCTTAACCCTTTTATCTCAACTCCACATGATACACAATTATTTGATAATACACAACTCAACCACTTCCCAGTCCCAAACAATCTCTTTGATTCATTGCCACTAGATATAGCTCCGTTTTTGAAAAAACCTTCTTCCCCCAACCACACATCCACTGGGTTCTGTCACGCTTAATTAAtttataagcatttattgaatgcctgctttgtgccaggcactttttcAGGCTCTAGGaatacagagaaaattaaaactcaTCCCTGCTTCCATGAAATTCTCAGTCAACCAGAGGAGAGACAGCTGGCATTGATTGCATGATTATATACATAACGTCATAAAACCCTCCTAACAACCCTCTATGTGGATCATCTCATTTGAGTCTCACTTTGCAAAAAAGGAAACTGATTCCTTGAAAGATGAGTGACTTGCACgagccacacagctggtaggtggcagagctgggattcaatgCAAGTCTATGACTCCATAACTGATGACCTTAaccattttctgattatttcataTCATTTTGCTAGTGAGAGAAGAGTCATTGATGAGGTCTGTATCATGTGCCAAGTTCTTGCAGGAGGAAGGAGAGTATGCAAGAATGGAGTACCAGGAAGGCTTCAGAAAAatggaggagaagggattcaCAAAGCATCCGAGGAATGGCCAGAGGGCTGGAAGAAGCAGACGAGGGGCGTGTTTGGAAACTTCTGGAGGAAGGAGTTTcatgaaagaggaaatagagCTGAGTAATGGGTACACGGGGGTTCACTACTAATCAGTATGctgcttttgtgtatgtttgaaaacgCTCgtgataaaaagttaaaaaataaaatttaagagttAAAGAGGGTGGTTAAAGGATCATGCCTTCTATCCAAACGTGTGGTTGTGAGCACAGGCATCAGGCTGCTTGGActtgaatcccagctttgcctTCCTGGCCTGCTCAGTGACCTGAACCACCAAGGTAAGGCCCTGACCCAGTCTGGAGAGAAGTTAGGGACATTCCCCTGAGGCAGACGCCTCCTGGGCACCATCCAGTGGAAGAGGGGTGAGGAAAGCCCCCAGAGAGCTAGTCTGGGGTGCAGGGAAGTCAGCTGCAGTTTTGTGTTGCTGGAGCAGGGTTAGGGGTTGGCGGGGAGAGATGAGgcctgagaggcaggcagggctgggtcgCGCCGGGCTTGGGACTTCATTGTGAAAGAGGTGGgcagccactgaagggttttaagcaggagagtgacagGCCAGCTTAATATTTTCAACAGAGCACCCTAGTGGTGGAGTAGAGGCTGAACCTTTAGGAGGACAAGTGTGGAGGCAGGGATGATGGTTAGGAGGCGGATGCAGGTGTCCGGGTGGAATGCAGCGAAGCCCTGGACTAAGGCAGTGGGATGAGGGTGAAGGGGCAAGGACAGAGTTGAGAAATATTGAGGAGGTAAAATGACTTGGTGGTTGGTTGGATGTGTTgggtaaatgaaaagaaaatgccctctccccctcccctttctgcccCATGACTGCTGTTTCCCACATCCAGCCCAACTTtgtcttcccccacctcctctagACGCTCTCACCTGGCAGAGATAACCATTAGGTTGGGCTACGCAGGTGGCCCCGTGCTGGCAGGGCCTGGACTCACAGGGGTTCACCCTCTCCTGGCATATACTGCCTTGGAATCCAGGGGGACAGTGGCAGAAATGGGAGGGGCCGCTGTCGATGCAGATGCCTCCATTCTGGCACAGGGAAGAGACTTCTGTGCCTGGgaagagagacacacagggatTGATAAAGCTAAGTGGGGTGGAAGGATGCTCAGGGGCTCCAGACCGTGAGCAGGGAGGTCCATGGAGGGGCCACTGACATTCCTAGGGTGGGTGGAGGGCACTCAGAGCCTGAGGAGTCAGTAACTCTTGACCCCGAAGAGATTAAAACATCAAGTtcccaacatggatggacctagagattgtcatactgagtgaagtaattcagacagagaaagacaaatatcgtatgatattgcttatatgtggaatgtaaaaaaaagggtacaaatgaacttatctacaaaacggaaatagatttacagatgtagaaaacaaacttatggttacgagGGGGTAAGTGGGGGAAcgataaactgggagactgggactgacatatacacactgctctatataaagtagataactagggcttccctggtggcacagtggttaagaatccgcctgccagtgcaggggacacaggttcgagccctgggccgggaagatcccacatgccgtggagcaactaagcctgtgggccgcAATTGCGgagcctgcgctatagagcccacgagccacaactactga
This is a stretch of genomic DNA from Balaenoptera musculus isolate JJ_BM4_2016_0621 chromosome 11, mBalMus1.pri.v3, whole genome shotgun sequence. It encodes these proteins:
- the NOTCH4 gene encoding neurogenic locus notch homolog protein 4 isoform X4, whose translation is MQPPSLLLPLLLLLCRSVVQTRGLPCGSFPEPCANGGTCLSLSQGQETCQCAPGFLGETCQFPDPCQDAQLCQNGGSCQALLPTLPSSPSPPSPLAPSFFCTCPSGFTGDRCQAQLKDPCASFCSKMGRCHIQASGRPQCSCMPGWTGEHCQLRDFCSANPCVNGGVCLATYPQIQCRCPPGFEGHACERDVNECFLDPGPCPKGTSCHNTLGSFQCLCPAGWGGPRCELRPGPCPPRGCPSGGICQVVPGRDSTFHLCLCPPGFTGPSCEVNPDDCVGHQCQNGGACQDGLGTYTCLCPEAWTGWDCSEDVDECEVQGLPRCSNGGTCQNSAGGFHCVCVSGWGGTGCKENLDDCVAATCAPGSTCIDRVGAFSCLCPPGRTGLLCHMEDMCLSQPCHQEAQCNTNPLRGSTFCVCQPGYTGPTCHQDLDECQMAQQGPSPCEHGGSCLNTPGSFECLCPPGYTGSRCEADHNECLSQPCHPGSTCLDLLATFQCLCPPGLEGQLCEVETDECASAPCLNEADCHDLLNGFRCVCRPGFTGSQCEEDINECRSSPCANGGQCQDQPGSFHCKCLPGFEGPRCQAEVDECLSGPCPTGASCLDLPGAFLCLCPSGFTGHLCEIPLCAPNLCQPKQRCQDPEEEAHCLCPSGSPGCAPAEDNCTCHHGHCQRSSCVCDVGWTGPECDTELGGCISTPCAHGGTCHPQPFGYNCTCATGYTGPTCSEELTACHSGPCLNGGSCSPSPEGYSCTCPPSHTGLRCQTSIDHCASAPCLHGGTCVNRPSASSCLCTTGFQGPRCEGRIRPSCADSPCRNRATCQDGPQGPRCLCPPGYTGGSCQTLMDSCAQKPCPHNSHCLQTGPSFQCLCLQGWTGPLCNLPLSSCQKAALSQGTEVSSLCQNGGICIDSGPSHFCHCPPGFQGSICQERVNPCESRPCQHGATCVAQPNGYLCQCTPGYSGQNCSKEPDACQSQPCHNHGTCTPKPGGFHCACPPGFVGLRCEGDVDECLDQPCHPTGTAACHSLANAFYCQCLPGHTGQRCEVELDPCQSQPCSHGGSCEATAGPPPGFTCHCPQGFEGPTCSHRAPSCGLHHCHHGGLCLPSPKPGFPPRCACLNGYGGPDCLTPPAPPGCGPPSPCLHNGSCSETPGLGGPGFRCSCPPSSPGPQCQRPGAKGCEGRSGDGACDAGCSGPGGNWDGGDCSLGVPDPWKGCPSHSRCWLLFRDGQCHPQCDSEECLFDGYDCETPPACTPAYDQYCRDHFHNGHCEKGCNTAECGWDGGDCRPEDGDSEWGPSLALLVVLSPSTLDQQLLALARVLSLTLRVGLWVRKDSDGRNMVYPYPGAQAEEELGGTLDPSHHERAAPQTQPTGKETDSLSTGFVVVMDVDLSRCGPDHPASRCPWDPGLLLRFLAAMAAVGALEPLLPGPLLAAHPRAGTEPPANQLPWPVLCSPVAGVLLLALGALLVLQLIRRKRREHGALWLPPGFTRRSQTQPVPRRRRPPLGEDSIGLKALKPEAEVDEDGVVMCSGPKEGEEADQVEEMASPSKCQLWPLSSDCQELPQAAMLTPPQDSEMDVPDVDTRGPDGVTPLMSAVCCGGVESRTYQETWLGSPEPWEPLLGGGACPQVHTVGTGETPLHLAARFSRPTAARRLLEAGADPNQPDRAGRTPLHTAVAADAREVCQLLLRSRQTAVDARTEDGTTALMLAARLAVEDLVEELIAAQADVGARDKWGADAAVPGGPRRSHGGSPAAAGAGSRPRAAGPSRASSRGHRPPAQPLGSADAAGRGGTTGGSSQSHAGPRRRRLAARADRIRKRAPAWGRGSAALPDAVSRSLSSSPDFVRRLGRPWGRGLFALPKPIERSRRRPAPPRP